From the genome of Bacteroides sp. MSB163, one region includes:
- a CDS encoding tetratricopeptide repeat-containing sensor histidine kinase has translation MLKKTILVCVLLHLVVGTISPQNVDSTDIKSMRAYYKQYFNDPTDPIVLVASDTLFDMAIRCNDTVMAKIALGAKVDYYYYGQGENRTDSIIAGVNRLKQYARRVGNAELYYWAWAARLVNYYIIQGEYNIALFEAEKMLQEAKSEKSQESIAECYYALANVYGAKGMMGKSQEFMLKEIDIFENADVVRYNISCQYSDAAKIYIDLGEAEKAPELLKKALKTSKSTYHEVTAKLVYVSLYLAQGDTVAARKALEECRRMYMEEPSMKRHIHYLYDVEIDYNWRVGNYNKALSVLDERETELKKKNNLTTLMALRKTKADILWDMNRKEEAAGLYRDFLLEQNKEKERNEEITTSEFATMLNLQQLNAEKVRLEKISQKKRLQNTRIILFSVIGILCIVVIFLWQQRKLNAKLYRAKNKLDEQNRTLIKAEEELRKAKELAEQSNWLKTMFIQNMSHEIRTPLNSIVGFSGVLVDMLDEKEDIGQYVALIESNSKLLLKLVGDILDISILDSEVEIKHNAVDVNACCQASIDAAGASFDPGVKLIFEPACDELIINSNYNYIVQVLDNLLGNALKFTQEGSVTLAYEVKKEENQLIFTVTDTGIGIPVEEQERVFERFVKLDNFSQGAGLGLSICRIVAERLGGYLMIDKGYTQGTRVIFCVSM, from the coding sequence ATGCTGAAAAAAACGATTCTTGTCTGTGTTCTTTTGCATTTGGTTGTAGGAACTATTTCACCCCAAAATGTAGACTCTACCGATATTAAAAGCATGCGTGCTTACTATAAACAGTATTTCAATGATCCGACTGATCCCATTGTTCTGGTAGCATCGGATACATTGTTCGATATGGCAATCAGGTGCAACGATACGGTGATGGCTAAGATAGCTTTGGGAGCCAAGGTAGACTATTACTATTACGGACAGGGCGAGAACCGCACGGATAGCATCATAGCCGGAGTAAATCGCTTAAAACAATACGCCAGAAGGGTCGGTAATGCAGAACTTTACTACTGGGCGTGGGCTGCCAGGTTGGTTAACTATTATATCATACAGGGAGAATATAACATTGCTCTTTTTGAAGCCGAAAAGATGTTGCAGGAAGCCAAGAGTGAGAAGAGTCAGGAAAGTATTGCTGAGTGTTATTATGCATTGGCCAACGTATATGGGGCTAAAGGTATGATGGGGAAGTCTCAGGAATTTATGCTTAAAGAAATCGATATTTTTGAGAATGCCGATGTAGTAAGATATAATATATCCTGCCAGTATAGTGATGCCGCAAAGATATACATTGATTTGGGCGAAGCGGAAAAAGCTCCCGAACTGCTTAAAAAGGCACTCAAAACTTCTAAATCTACTTATCATGAAGTGACGGCCAAGCTGGTTTATGTATCACTCTATCTTGCGCAAGGAGATACGGTAGCTGCCCGCAAGGCGTTAGAGGAATGTAGACGAATGTATATGGAAGAACCTTCAATGAAACGTCATATCCATTATTTGTATGATGTAGAGATTGATTATAACTGGAGGGTGGGCAACTATAATAAGGCTCTTAGTGTATTGGATGAACGGGAAACTGAACTGAAGAAGAAAAACAATCTGACGACTCTGATGGCATTGAGAAAAACAAAGGCGGACATTCTTTGGGATATGAACCGTAAAGAAGAAGCTGCCGGGCTGTACCGCGATTTTTTGTTGGAACAGAATAAGGAGAAAGAAAGGAATGAAGAAATCACTACCAGCGAGTTTGCTACCATGCTGAACTTGCAACAACTCAATGCTGAAAAGGTACGGCTGGAGAAGATTTCTCAGAAGAAACGACTACAAAATACCCGGATCATTTTATTCTCTGTTATAGGTATTTTATGTATCGTTGTTATCTTCTTGTGGCAACAGAGAAAACTCAATGCAAAGTTGTATCGAGCAAAAAATAAACTGGACGAGCAGAATCGTACATTAATTAAAGCCGAGGAGGAATTGCGCAAAGCCAAAGAGCTTGCTGAACAGAGTAATTGGCTGAAAACAATGTTCATTCAGAATATGTCTCATGAAATCCGTACTCCGCTTAACTCCATTGTCGGGTTCTCCGGGGTATTGGTTGATATGCTTGATGAAAAGGAAGACATCGGGCAATATGTTGCGTTGATTGAGAGTAACAGCAAGCTGTTGCTGAAGCTGGTAGGTGATATCCTTGATATCTCCATTCTCGACAGTGAGGTTGAAATCAAGCATAATGCTGTTGATGTCAATGCTTGTTGCCAGGCCTCGATAGATGCGGCGGGGGCATCCTTCGATCCGGGCGTAAAGCTCATTTTTGAACCGGCCTGTGATGAACTGATCATAAATAGTAATTATAATTATATAGTGCAGGTACTTGATAACCTGCTGGGCAATGCATTGAAGTTCACTCAGGAGGGTTCCGTTACATTAGCCTATGAGGTTAAGAAAGAAGAGAATCAATTGATTTTTACGGTTACAGATACCGGGATCGGTATTCCTGTCGAGGAACAGGAGCGTGTTTTTGAGCGCTTTGTGAAGTTGGATAATTTTAGTCAGGGAGCAGGGCTCGGTTTATCTATTTGCCGTATCGTTGCGGAAAGGCTGGGTGGATACCTGATGATTGATAAAGGCTACACTCAGGGTACCCGTGTTATCTTTTGTGTGTCGATGTGA
- a CDS encoding response regulator transcription factor: MVQLPSDTSKYHLLLIDDHPIVLAGIRNILEVCPEIGEIYAADSAAKALELLKSHDISICMVDIELPDMSGFELIEQIRLLYPSMRIIIETMHSEVWVVRRMVKADVDAVILKQSDPENLQEAIQSVLAGRKYYCPHFQKSRKKLPPEMPQVLSKRELEVLKCISEGLKSNEIAETLYISVNTVEFHRKQIMLKLEAKNASDMLIKAIKGGWLEI; encoded by the coding sequence ATGGTGCAACTTCCATCGGATACATCGAAATACCATCTTCTTCTTATAGATGATCACCCTATTGTATTGGCGGGCATCCGTAACATTCTTGAAGTCTGTCCGGAAATAGGTGAGATATATGCGGCTGACAGTGCTGCGAAAGCTTTGGAACTTCTTAAATCCCACGATATCAGTATTTGCATGGTCGACATAGAATTGCCGGACATGTCGGGTTTTGAGCTGATAGAACAGATACGTTTGCTCTATCCGAGCATGCGTATTATTATTGAGACGATGCATAGTGAGGTGTGGGTGGTCCGTCGGATGGTAAAGGCGGATGTAGATGCAGTGATTCTTAAACAGTCTGATCCGGAGAACCTGCAAGAGGCGATTCAATCGGTTTTGGCAGGTCGTAAATACTACTGTCCACACTTCCAGAAATCCCGGAAGAAGCTTCCTCCTGAAATGCCACAGGTTCTCAGCAAACGCGAACTGGAGGTGCTGAAATGCATATCCGAAGGTCTGAAGAGCAATGAGATAGCAGAAACGCTGTATATATCAGTCAATACAGTGGAGTTCCACCGTAAGCAGATCATGCTTAAGCTGGAAGCCAAGAATGCGTCTGATATGTTGATAAAGGCTATTAAGGGCGGTTGGTTGGAAATATAG
- a CDS encoding DNA alkylation repair protein, which produces MQKTKEIQQELEQYIDAVKREYLPNFFKTGKGQYGEGDKFLGIVVPNTRMVAKRHKDVPFEVMAELLQSEWHECRLCALLMLVERFKKCDEKGKKEIFDFYLSQTARINNWDLVDLSAPGIVGEYLKDKPRDVLYRLVSNELLWDQRIAVVSTYTLIKNDDFIDILALSEYLLYTRHDLMQKAAGWMLREMGKRNKDLLVQFLEKHCKVMPRTMLRYAIEKFPEEERREFMKR; this is translated from the coding sequence ATGCAGAAAACAAAGGAAATACAGCAGGAACTGGAACAGTACATTGACGCGGTGAAACGGGAGTATCTTCCCAATTTCTTTAAAACTGGGAAAGGACAATACGGAGAAGGTGACAAGTTTCTCGGTATTGTCGTTCCCAACACCCGTATGGTAGCGAAGCGGCATAAGGATGTGCCGTTTGAGGTAATGGCAGAATTGTTGCAAAGTGAATGGCACGAGTGTCGCCTGTGTGCCTTACTGATGCTGGTGGAGCGCTTTAAGAAATGCGATGAAAAGGGCAAAAAAGAGATATTCGATTTCTATTTGTCGCAGACTGCCCGTATCAATAACTGGGATCTGGTAGACTTGTCTGCTCCGGGTATTGTGGGCGAATATCTGAAGGATAAACCCCGTGATGTTCTTTATCGCTTGGTCAGTAATGAATTGCTTTGGGACCAGCGCATAGCAGTGGTCTCTACTTATACATTGATTAAAAACGACGATTTCATCGATATTTTAGCCCTCTCCGAGTATCTCCTTTACACTCGTCATGACCTGATGCAGAAGGCCGCGGGATGGATGTTGCGGGAAATGGGGAAACGGAACAAAGACTTGCTGGTGCAGTTCCTTGAAAAGCATTGTAAAGTGATGCCACGTACGATGTTGCGCTATGCGATAGAGAAATTTCCGGAAGAAGAACGGAGGGAATTTATGAAGCGGTAA
- a CDS encoding tetratricopeptide repeat-containing sensor histidine kinase: MKLLLLLMFVLAGCTKLATLDMQMNSEADSLYEEACVHYENEEIDSCTYKLAKALELYRGSGENEKVAITCLSLGQSYNGIAQTDSARPYLLEGLKYCEGNTALDSIRGRLLTDLASCYMIEGDIREATSHYLTALDATSKSCDSEAYLTNCSSLGVAYRRINLPDSALYYYGKGLEAAMKSKDYSAVSNLHANIAVMYISFKQLENAREHAQEAITYALKEEDALDWLQAYYIYGSLLVKTGEYDQAINYLRKAYGIASQQQSPRFRLKVLSALLPAFQATAQDDSVRYYLNVCDRFLDELPETSHEAIGIYETKAQLLLKEKKYRESLDFYRKLTGLISTNSPTAPYVWYSRMAECYHNLQQPDEAYRYMEQALELRDSLAAQEVEKQMSELQVRYDTQKKELEIKRLKELQQQEELRSLRLTIWFIAFISFMIILLIVLLYKRKLQLSRKYIDGMESERARLARELHDGVCNELLGLEMELKSGFNREEDKCELLDKLGRSRANIRSISHELMPPVFFDATIDEIITDYIDHLNIPSSMHLSFDASTSDWSLVSYNVAYELYRIVQESMNNILKYSSGTQISISLLMDGAHVRLEIFSNGVMKRSSSKGIGMRTMEDRVRCMNGTLHVTADETGVCVTVTAPIK; the protein is encoded by the coding sequence ATGAAATTACTACTTTTATTGATGTTTGTTCTGGCGGGGTGTACGAAACTCGCTACCTTGGATATGCAAATGAACAGTGAAGCCGATAGTCTTTACGAGGAAGCTTGTGTACATTATGAAAATGAAGAAATAGACAGTTGCACCTATAAACTGGCAAAAGCCTTAGAGTTATATCGCGGGAGTGGAGAAAATGAAAAGGTAGCTATCACCTGTTTGTCATTGGGGCAATCCTACAATGGAATAGCTCAGACCGATTCGGCAAGACCTTATTTACTGGAAGGACTGAAATATTGTGAAGGGAATACAGCGCTTGACAGTATTCGTGGAAGGTTACTTACCGATTTGGCAAGTTGTTATATGATTGAGGGGGATATCCGGGAAGCAACATCACACTATCTGACAGCTTTGGATGCCACCTCTAAATCCTGTGATAGCGAGGCTTATCTGACCAATTGCAGTTCGCTGGGCGTCGCCTACCGCAGAATAAACCTCCCGGACTCTGCTCTTTACTATTACGGCAAGGGGCTTGAGGCAGCCATGAAAAGCAAGGATTATAGTGCTGTATCCAATTTGCATGCCAATATTGCCGTGATGTATATCTCTTTCAAACAACTGGAAAACGCGAGGGAGCATGCACAGGAAGCCATTACGTATGCACTGAAAGAGGAAGATGCTTTGGACTGGTTGCAGGCTTATTACATCTACGGTTCCTTGTTGGTAAAGACAGGAGAATACGATCAAGCGATCAATTATCTGCGCAAGGCCTATGGAATAGCTTCCCAGCAACAATCACCGCGTTTTCGGTTAAAAGTATTGTCAGCGCTGTTACCCGCTTTTCAGGCTACTGCACAAGATGATTCGGTGCGTTACTATCTGAATGTATGTGACCGCTTTCTGGATGAATTACCGGAAACGAGCCATGAAGCTATCGGTATTTATGAGACAAAAGCCCAGCTTTTACTAAAGGAAAAGAAATATCGGGAAAGCTTGGATTTTTATCGAAAGTTGACGGGACTGATAAGCACGAATTCGCCTACCGCCCCCTACGTGTGGTACAGCCGTATGGCCGAATGCTATCATAACCTGCAACAGCCCGATGAGGCCTACAGATATATGGAGCAAGCTCTCGAATTGCGTGATTCTCTGGCTGCGCAGGAGGTGGAGAAGCAAATGAGCGAGCTGCAAGTGCGCTATGATACTCAGAAGAAAGAACTTGAAATTAAGCGTCTGAAAGAATTACAACAGCAGGAAGAACTTCGCAGCCTTCGGCTCACAATTTGGTTTATAGCTTTTATCAGCTTTATGATTATCCTCTTGATCGTCCTCTTGTATAAACGCAAGTTACAACTCAGCCGTAAATATATTGACGGAATGGAGAGCGAACGTGCCCGTCTGGCACGCGAGCTGCACGATGGGGTTTGCAATGAACTTCTGGGACTGGAAATGGAACTTAAATCGGGATTTAATAGAGAAGAGGATAAATGTGAGTTGCTGGACAAACTGGGACGGAGCCGTGCGAATATCCGTAGTATCTCGCACGAGCTGATGCCTCCCGTATTTTTTGATGCCACTATTGATGAAATTATAACAGACTATATCGATCATCTGAATATTCCTTCATCCATGCATCTTTCATTCGATGCCTCTACGTCCGATTGGAGTCTGGTGTCCTACAATGTGGCCTATGAATTGTATCGTATTGTGCAGGAAAGCATGAATAATATTCTCAAATATTCTTCCGGCACACAGATCTCCATTTCACTGTTGATGGATGGGGCGCATGTGCGGTTGGAGATATTCAGTAATGGAGTAATGAAGCGCTCTTCTTCCAAGGGCATCGGGATGCGCACGATGGAAGATAGGGTCAGATGTATGAATGGTACGCTCCATGTGACTGCTGATGAGACCGGTGTGTGCGTTACGGTTACGGCTCCTATTAAATAA